The following coding sequences are from one Cygnus olor isolate bCygOlo1 chromosome 2, bCygOlo1.pri.v2, whole genome shotgun sequence window:
- the VSTM2A gene encoding V-set and transmembrane domain-containing protein 2A isoform X3, with product MMGIFLAYVGFFFFSVMYIQQGLSTQAKFTEFPRNVTATEGQNVEMSCAFQSGSASVYLEIQWWFLRAAEDPEVGAEVTGTQVELLPERDLENDGTKISTVKVQGNDISHKLQISKVRKKDEGLYECRVTDANYGDLQEYKAQAFLKVNANSHSRRMQAFEASPMWLQDMKPRKNISAAVPSSIHNSANQRVRATSSPEAAAKIPKQSPQSVHAKTFMGTRANLAS from the exons ATGATGGGGATCTTTCTAGCTTATgttggattcttttttttttcagttatgtaTATTCAACAAGGACTTTCTACCCAAG caaaattcaCTGAGTTTCCGCGAAATGTCACGGCCACTGAAGGACAGAATGTGGAGATGTCTTGTGCTTTCCAAAGTGGCTCGGCTTCGGTGTATCTTGAAATCCAGTGGTGGTTTCTGCGTGCAGCTGAGGACCCAGAGGTTGGAGCTGAGGTGACAGGCACTCAG GTGGAGCTCTTGCCCGAGCGGGACCTGGAGAACGACGGCACGAAGATAAGC ACAGTGAAAGTACAAGGGAATGACATCTCCCACAAGCTGCAGATTTcaaaagtgaggaaaaaggaTGAAGGCTTGTATGAGTGCAGGGTGACCGATGCCAACTATGGAGACCTTCAGGAATACAAGGCCCAGGCATTTCTCAAAGTCAATGCTAACAGCCACTCTCGGCGAATGCAGGCCTTTGAGGCATCTCCAATGTGGTTGCAAGACATGAAACCTCGCAAAAACATCTCAGCAGCTGTTCCAAGTAGCATCCATAACTCTGCCAATCAGCGTGTACGTGCCACTTCCAGCCCTGAAGCAGCAGCCAAAATCCCCAAACAAAGTCCACAATCAG TGCATGCCAAGACATTCATGGGCACCAGAGCCAACCTGGCGAgctaa
- the VSTM2A gene encoding V-set and transmembrane domain-containing protein 2A isoform X1 produces the protein MMGIFLAYVGFFFFSVMYIQQGLSTQAKFTEFPRNVTATEGQNVEMSCAFQSGSASVYLEIQWWFLRAAEDPEVGAEVTGTQVELLPERDLENDGTKISTVKVQGNDISHKLQISKVRKKDEGLYECRVTDANYGDLQEYKAQAFLKVNANSHSRRMQAFEASPMWLQDMKPRKNISAAVPSSIHNSANQRVRATSSPEAAAKIPKQSPQSAKSKSPVKSMERTAKLTLTSNHHSAPNVL, from the exons ATGATGGGGATCTTTCTAGCTTATgttggattcttttttttttcagttatgtaTATTCAACAAGGACTTTCTACCCAAG caaaattcaCTGAGTTTCCGCGAAATGTCACGGCCACTGAAGGACAGAATGTGGAGATGTCTTGTGCTTTCCAAAGTGGCTCGGCTTCGGTGTATCTTGAAATCCAGTGGTGGTTTCTGCGTGCAGCTGAGGACCCAGAGGTTGGAGCTGAGGTGACAGGCACTCAG GTGGAGCTCTTGCCCGAGCGGGACCTGGAGAACGACGGCACGAAGATAAGC ACAGTGAAAGTACAAGGGAATGACATCTCCCACAAGCTGCAGATTTcaaaagtgaggaaaaaggaTGAAGGCTTGTATGAGTGCAGGGTGACCGATGCCAACTATGGAGACCTTCAGGAATACAAGGCCCAGGCATTTCTCAAAGTCAATGCTAACAGCCACTCTCGGCGAATGCAGGCCTTTGAGGCATCTCCAATGTGGTTGCAAGACATGAAACCTCGCAAAAACATCTCAGCAGCTGTTCCAAGTAGCATCCATAACTCTGCCAATCAGCGTGTACGTGCCACTTCCAGCCCTGAAGCAGCAGCCAAAATCCCCAAACAAAGTCCACAATCAG CAAAGAGCAAATCGCCTGTAAAATCCATGGAGCGGACAGCAAAGTTGACCCTAACCTCCAACCACCACTCTGCACCCAATGTACTCTAA
- the VSTM2A gene encoding V-set and transmembrane domain-containing protein 2A isoform X2: protein MMGIFLAYVGFFFFSVMYIQQGLSTQAKFTEFPRNVTATEGQNVEMSCAFQSGSASVYLEIQWWFLRAAEDPEVGAEVTGTQVELLPERDLENDGTKISTVKVQGNDISHKLQISKVRKKDEGLYECRVTDANYGDLQEYKAQAFLKVNANSHSRRMQAFEASPMWLQDMKPRKNISAAVPSSIHNSANQRVRATSSPEAAAKIPKQSPQSGARIATSHGLSVLLLVCGFVKGALL from the exons ATGATGGGGATCTTTCTAGCTTATgttggattcttttttttttcagttatgtaTATTCAACAAGGACTTTCTACCCAAG caaaattcaCTGAGTTTCCGCGAAATGTCACGGCCACTGAAGGACAGAATGTGGAGATGTCTTGTGCTTTCCAAAGTGGCTCGGCTTCGGTGTATCTTGAAATCCAGTGGTGGTTTCTGCGTGCAGCTGAGGACCCAGAGGTTGGAGCTGAGGTGACAGGCACTCAG GTGGAGCTCTTGCCCGAGCGGGACCTGGAGAACGACGGCACGAAGATAAGC ACAGTGAAAGTACAAGGGAATGACATCTCCCACAAGCTGCAGATTTcaaaagtgaggaaaaaggaTGAAGGCTTGTATGAGTGCAGGGTGACCGATGCCAACTATGGAGACCTTCAGGAATACAAGGCCCAGGCATTTCTCAAAGTCAATGCTAACAGCCACTCTCGGCGAATGCAGGCCTTTGAGGCATCTCCAATGTGGTTGCAAGACATGAAACCTCGCAAAAACATCTCAGCAGCTGTTCCAAGTAGCATCCATAACTCTGCCAATCAGCGTGTACGTGCCACTTCCAGCCCTGAAGCAGCAGCCAAAATCCCCAAACAAAGTCCACAATCAG GTGCGAGGATAGCTACAAGCCATGGACTTTCTGTCCTGCTTCTTGTTTGTGGCTTTGTGAAGGGTGCTTTGCTTTAA